The following coding sequences lie in one Paroedura picta isolate Pp20150507F chromosome 10, Ppicta_v3.0, whole genome shotgun sequence genomic window:
- the SLC25A31 gene encoding ADP/ATP translocase 4 — MQAAAEGTKFFDPISFGKDLMAGGVAAALSKTAVAPIERVKLLLQVQASSKQIRVDQQYKGMIDCFVRIPREQGFLSFWRGNLANVIRYFPTQALNFAFKDKYKQIFMAGVDKDKQFGKWFLLNLASGGAAGATSLCVVYPLDFARTRLGADIGKGPEERQFKGLGDCLVKIVKSDGPRGLYQGFGVSVQGIIVYRASYFGCYDTIKGLLPNPKETPFIVSFAIAQTVTVCSGVLSYPFDTVRRRMMMQSGESERQYKGTIDCFIKINQQEGIQAFFRGAFSNVLRGTGGALVLVLYDKFKDFLNLDIPSGPSE; from the exons ATGCAGGCCGCTGCAGAGGGAACGAAGTTTTTTGACCCTATCTCttttggaaaggacctcatggcagggggcgtggcagcTGCCCTGTCCAAGACCGCAGTAGCCCCCATTGAGCGTGTGAAGCTGCTGCTGCAGGTCCAGGCCTCATCCAAGCAGATCCGTGTGGACCAGCAATACAAAGGCATGATAGACTGCTTTGTGCGCATCCCTAGGGAGCAAG GATTTCTCAGCTTCTGGCGTGGCAATCTTGCCAATGTTATCCGATATTTCCCTACGCAGGCCCTAAACTTTGCTTTTAAGGACAAATACAAGCAGATTTTCATGGCTGGTGTAGATAAAGATAAACAG tttgggaAGTGGTTTCTTTTAAACTTGGCTTCCGGTGGGGCAGCTGGAGCAACTTCTTTGTGCGTGGTTTATCCATTAGATTTTGCACGAACTCGATTAGGTGCAGATATTGGAAAAG GTCCTGAGGAACGACAGTTCAAAGGCCTTGGTGACTGTCTTGTAAAAATTGTAAAGTCAGATGGGCCTCGTGGTCTATACCAAGGATTTGGTGTTTCAGTGCAAGGAATAATTGTGTACCGGGCATCCTATTTTGGATGTTATGATACCATAAAA GGTTTATTGCCAAATCCAAAGGAGACTCCATTCATTGTGTCTTTTGCAATTGCTCAGACTGTGACCGTATGTTCTGGGGTACTGTCATACCCCTTTGACACTGTCAGAAGACGCATGATGATGCAG AGTGGCGAATCTGAGCGTCAGTACAAAGGAACCATCGACTGCTTTATTAAGATAAACCAGCAGGAAGGGATTCAAGCCTTCTTTCGGGGAGCCTTCTCAAACGTTCTTCGTGGAACAGGTGGTGCCCTGGTGCTGGTCCTATATGATAAATTTAAGGACTTTCTTAATCTTGATATTCCATCCGGCCCATCTGAATAA